One genomic segment of Gasterosteus aculeatus chromosome 6, fGasAcu3.hap1.1, whole genome shotgun sequence includes these proteins:
- the tacc2 gene encoding uncharacterized protein tacc2 isoform X17 codes for MQFCRRVLCKPCSARVTSPEEDMEYKMGSCIGISRRQVEAPAESLTRRDDRALLTDASTGRQGLLAEPALPDIAVIAGVEESACEPGDELEFPHDLLPSLDFSSEFHIWESSLGRAQSSSGERKCEQGNPLLAGLQPHMDSRPQGVIDARPHDSDPLLPDAQPPPQPAAAPCQVSKSVTPPLSLLVDRELQEAFQQCEEQMASLGMFNPIEPPSTTSETVKVERKTGDGLVNKSYESSPPPPIVIQQGHSNGVHGNKSTHGDSEAANPRTDTVVFSFRNYILGTESSPTAAKKESEIEAKHSLDKCPELKTDKEIKMVEQKETPTQTQLETTKDLFKEEDNYIALSDREERVNSYAAVGEHCTLDCNSVIKEEGTEATTETVDTKKDNCGNESSNCVCVFEKGETDDSVNETSEGSKDAFAETTTGANNYRDQDQEANTDKWMNSCDKHAGLDKKAKKKEKKKQRKKKKVEEKHIETENKAKTQPENDLKDTSLKNAGNHKGSTADIKPGTRADGQNVICGEQPDNGCDSKRQLSPGGSPSPPLSSPHSRLDHLTDSICSPVSNRAFSHNHITDAPCGVNHSSILQRKQHVTECVIDNHNTPGTYVQNAVINASVHPEKRSCPQTREAKVTSDAAILSHENRSPLSNTQTCVGASGVDAALEEASVVVAALPLATPTMPEVIESKREGESERRDSGERAATVAIAERERAVGDKDLGGVEKCSGSADGEKEGLLDSLSPLALICSRGEEGEAASKESRSVKMPHSSTEAEMNGARGTSARSPDAEMPADKGDGAKEAPLLAACSDTPPYGLLTGPDCLDHSAARSGGAGEGGGGGGGGGGEDVGKKARLTKVHSLFSQPEGSASGVSSAGTESPPPTNVAESQLRSQSWSEPIATISGTICTEQDRHEEAILPLLIELRSGDTNGGVRADLGNNLIAEDAPSCEKSSITETERNDGQVVPPLLPPQHLHTSQQILAERALGVLVGQSSRGTSRGNNRVHFADSVKQEGGSSVVVGRMAVSTMDCASLPPLTVHESLRYPVVEASYTFPDFLGVEKSEIATNAAHAADELATRSSADFPKPQKDVRLDEGGKDTGEKIKEDPVGNENLKTNSVDLKSVDMTCSKQRPSATERSQTGDLSQRVERATADADHSIDEEVSAKVTKHSKGDTEKEALNPGLSTEKKINKLHAEFQKSPVICDEGNQHPPSSCSLDPADDVTRQPLSDVSADLPGEQLSTDLVTCSDTETVTMICTASPQTKPRDPNDQPPTHLDQTPPHGRVTTDAMEIESHSCDLTMEESATSEEVTVCDPSIPVIEQCSSNSSLVLQPPGPMLSHLEFITDSDVSLPEHTIICGSDGDATKVEGGADGNKSREMTRTSSAPDLQHGDIGVKEDETCLKPEDGNYTMESVAELDNSAFNNRNIPFTLLGNVFPPQPPSAGNVLAKGLSGNVISQSHTEPGPTCFKPSICVASITDDLFNISCQRSSDLPTKEACDDIKQKDMNKTPGGQTSVVFAEKKEKVEEATMDNQKEAADSGKLQTGKTVKTQQQCYGPDEEAVDTIEVLQVPHEHEVKNTESTGTNINEGETKIAFASQSQTSSLPALKPAGSPREGLGSKVESGIEPHTVHVLSLCQTPTATPERCSHGATAPDVSAALGQSRSTPEPNCFAQQQEQPQWPLGSRHPAEELSGDCLERGEGTNRQGRPIPALVLGGTGVVEGGDSSVWSVDEWTRDGSSGDGEEGAKSTAALDGVYVPSHLAGDVDESGRAAERNASAGIVRVTASSHAEEIRQGVNENKCPALAVAGSDTDTGFASELVCKGQQKGNLSTDRQDQHGEQETSKNTAVSVESASKEPEASLVQTTVLSKFSTDSQGIHPVVFPCENQAGEIHTSMFSTLVVQAGSVEKDFRDANAKSNSGVTEEREIQDTACEPLELQNAAETTATQSSPAVQTPIKGPDVEETTKEDKAALGKEKASRQGEGQIEIEAMTKQEVTDQTGSAKDSSSFGVSKESGNDTSEYEGMSDGKTVEEVSVNPEAGDLPAGKPETNRIQALKEAAKLSQCEQETSRPLPSLESPQLEFLTPTEEPAAPWRQEEIHPPDRAADNTTETPALNILKKPVDLPKPLKKTAELLEPTRSTKAVFLEEAVKVELPKAPQQTVELPEPTQGTRVEVPEEDRVELPKAPQQTVELPEPTQGTTRVEVPEEEERVELLTAAQQIVELPEGTQGTRVEVPEEEEKVELPKAPQQTVELPEPTQGTRVEVPEEKRVELLTAAQQIVELPEPRREPQTSSEKEEQPPELLESTKSPEEIPEPTNNEIEIPEPNKASTEPPEPEKRLSRELPEEPRETPVESQPGETFKVPAVQDPAEERQDSGSSLAEQAGRGDRVPASPPPPAPEHHLSPAVPPHLQDTTEFPTPPPTPPERHTPEAPPTPPASPCIPPAPLPAPASPPLNPASQCEDRCPAAAPCPAPLSNTFRVKRSPKKSPLSDPSQDPTPTDETPSLRPKDDHATDEEKLASSTGHKWAALHDMEADLNSDQQDFPQPSDLTSFVNENSLPPQTPVQDYEIEYMEKLGSASPPLSVKKPSLYLKLDSVSDSLTKNTCAHGSEPSSPCTGSFEEMEAQITADMKTPVLSTRSGPQGSAGDKGRKREGESLSRTQSAERDEQHRDACSPVESGVSKNSLYTRTTTSYIEGESTNLPRELDHSLGIARDEIVTKEKEVLEWQRKYEDSRQEVVEMRRIVAEYEKTIAQMIEDDQKEKSLSHHTIQQLIMEKDQALADLNSVEKSLADLFRRYEKMKDVLEGFRKNEEVLKRCAQEYLSRVRKEEQRYQALKIHAEEKLDKANADIAHVRVKSKQEQACHQASLRKEQMKVESLERTLEQKNKEIEELTKICDELIAKMGRS; via the exons GTCGAAGCTCCTGCTGAGAGTTTGACCCGGAGGGACGACCGAGCGCTTCTGACCGACGCCTCGACCGGCCGGCAGGGTCTGCTGGCCGAACCAGCGCTGCCAGACATCGCGGTCATCGCCGGAGTGGAGGAGAGCGCATGTGAGCCCGGAGACGAGCTCGAGTTTCCGCACGACCTGCTGCCCAGTCTCGACTTCAGCAGTGAGTTCCACATCTGGGAGTCCTCGTTGGG CAGAGCTCAGAGCAGCTCAGGCGAGAGGAAATGTGAGCAGGGGAACCCCCTGCTGGCAGGCCTGCAGCCACACATGGACAGCCGACCACAGGGGGTGATCGATGCGAG GCCTCACGACAGCGACCCACTTCTGCCAGATGCTCAGCCGCCACCTCAGCCGGCTGCCGCGCCTTGCCAGGTTTCCAAAAGCGTGACCCCTCCCTTATCGCTGCTCGTAGACCGGGAGCTCCAAGAGGCCTTCCAGCAATGTGAAGAACAAATGGCCTCACTTGGCATGTTTAATCCCATAGAGCCCCCAAGCACCACGTCTGAGACGGTTAAAGTAGAGAGGAAAACTGGAGACGGGTTGGTTAATAAATCCTATGAGTCATCGCCACCTCCTCCTATCGTTATCCAGCAGGGACATAGCAACGGGGTCCATGGAAACAAGAGCACACACGGAGACAGTGAGGCAGCAAACCCTCGGACGGATACAGTTGTGTTTAGTTTCAGGAATTACATATTGGGCACAGAGAGTAGTCCTACGGCCGCAAAGAAAGAGAGTGAAATAGAAGCAAAACACAGCCTGGATAAATGTCCAGAGCTTAAGACGGACAAAGAAATAAAGATGGTGGAGCAGAAGGAAACACCCACGCAGACACAATTAGAAACAACTAAAGATTTATTTAAAGAAGAAGACAATTATATTGCTCTCTCTGACAGAGAGGAGCGTGTCAACTCTTATGCAGCCGTTGGGGAACATTGCACTCTAGATTGTAATTCAGTGATTAAGGAAGAAGGTACGGAGGCAACCACAGAGACTGTAGATACAAAGAAAGATAATTGCGGCAATGAGTCCAGTAATtgcgtttgtgtttttgaaaaaggAGAGACTGATGATTCAGTTAATGAAACATCAGAGGGCAGTAAAGATGCATTCGCAGAGACAACAACGGGAGCAAACAATTACAGGGATCAGGATCAGGAGGCAAACACAGACAAATGGATGAATTCGTGTGACAAACATGCGGGGCTGGAcaaaaaggcaaagaagaaagaaaaaaagaaacaaaggaaaaagaaaaaagtggaaGAGAAGCACATAGAGactgaaaacaaagcaaaaactcagcctgaaaatgatttaaaggaCACATCTCTCAAGAATGCAGGAAATCACAAAGGTTCAACGGCAGATATCAAACCCGGGACACGGGCAGATGGTCAGAATGTGATTTGTGGGGAGCAGCCTGATAATGGGTGTGACTCCAAGCGACAGCTGAGTCCCGGGGGAAGCCCCAGCCCCCCACTATCATCCCCCCACAGCAGGCTGGATCATCTTACTGACTCGATCTGTTCACCTGTGTCCAACCGAGCTTTTTCACATAACCACATAACGGACGCCCCATGTGGCGTTAATCACAGCTCAATCCTGCAGCGGAAGCAACATGTAACCGAATGTGTCATTGACAACCACAATACACCAGGGACGTATGTCCAAAATGCAGTTATCAATGCATCTGTTCATCCTGAAAAGAGATCGTGTCCACAAACCAGGGAGGCTAAAGTTACCTCCGACGCAGCGATACTCTCACATGAGAATCGCAGCCCACTCTCAAACACCCAAACTTGTGTGGGAGCGAGCGGCGTGGACGCTGCCCTTGAAGAGGCTTCAGTAGTGGTTGCTGCGTTGCCACTGGCAACACCCACGATGCCAGAAGTGATAGAAAGCAAGCGAGAGGGAGAAAGCGAGAGGCGTGATTCAGGCGAGAGAGCGGCTACTGTAGCAATcgcggagagggagagagcggtaGGAGACAAAGATCTGGGAGGAGTAGAGAAGTGCTCTGGCTCCGCCgacggagagaaagaaggacTCCTGGACAGCCTTTCTCCGCTCGCGTTAATCTGTTCACGGGGCGAAGAGGGCGAGGCTGCATCTAAGGAGAGCCGCAGCGTCAAAATGCCACACAGCTCGACAGAGGCTGAAATGAACGGAGCGAGAGGGACGAGCGCTCGCAGTCCAGACGCGGAGATGCCAGCAGATAAGGGAGACGGAGCAAAGGAGGCTCCCCTGTTAGCAGCCTGTAGCGATACTCCTCCCTACGGGCTACTCACTGGTCCTGATTGTCTGGATCACAGTGCTGCGCGATCGGGGGgagcaggggagggaggaggaggaggaggaggaggaggaggagaggatgtggGAAAGAAAGCCAGGCTGACCAAAGTGCACAGTTTATTCAGCCAGCCAGAAGGCTCTGCTAGCGGGGTGTCATCAGCTGGGACCGAGTCGCCTCCGCCCACCAATGTTGCAGAGTCACAGCTGAGGTCACAAAGCTGGAGTGAGCCGATTGCTACCATATCTGGGACCATCTGCACTGAACAGGATCGTCATGAAGAAGCAATCTTACCTCTCCTCATCGAACTGAGGTCCGGCGATACTAACGGAGGGGTAAGGGCTGATCTCGGAAATAATTTGATTGCAGAGGATGCCCCGTCTTGTGAGAAGTCATCcatcacagagacagagagaaacgaCGGCCAAGTCGTCCCGCCTTTACTCCCACCTCAGCACCTGCATACTTCTCAACAAATCCTAGCCGAGCGAGCACTGGGTGTGCTCGTAGGGCAGAGCAGTAGAGGCACCAGTAGAGGCAACAACAGGGTTCACTTCGCAGACTCAGTGAAACAAGAAGGCGGTTCCTCTGTGGTTGTAGGGCGCATGGCGGTGTCGACTATGGACTGCGCCTCTTTGCCTCCGCTGACCGTACATGAGAGCTTGCGCTATCCCGTCGTCGAGGCCAGCTACACCTTCCCGGACTTCCTTGGGGTGGAGAAGTCAGAAATCGCCACAAATGCAGCGCACGCCGCGGATGAACTAGCAACACGGAGCTCGGCCGACTTTCCAAAGCCACAGAAAGATGTCCGTCTGGATGAAGGAGGTAAAGATACCGGGGAGAAGATTAAAGAGGATCCAGTAGGTAACGAAAACTTGAAGACAAACTCTGTGGATTTAAAATCAGTGGACATGACCTGCTCAAAACAGCGTCCAAGTGCTACCGAGAGGAGTCAGACTGGGGACCTTTCACAAAGAGTAGAAAGAGCCACCGCTGATGCTGATCATTCAATAGATGAAGAGGTGTCAGCAAAGGTGACCAAGCACTCAAAGGGGGACACAGAGAAGGAAGCCTTAAATCCGGGTTTGTCGACTgagaaaaagataaataagTTACATGCTGAGTTTCAGAAATCACCTGTAATCTGCGATGAAGGTAACCAACACCCTCCATCTTCATGTTCTTTGGATCCAGCTGACGATGTTACCCGCCAGCCTTTAAGCGATGTCTCTGCTGACCTACCTGGTGAGCAGCTCTCTACTGACCTTGTGACCTGTTCAGATACTGAAACTGTGACCATGATCTGCACAGCCTCTCCCCAAACAAAGCCTAGGGACCCAAACGATCAGCCTCCCACCCATTTGGATCAAACACCTCCTCATGGACGGGTTACCACAGATGCCATGGAGATCGAAAGTCACTCTTGTGATCTGACGATGGAGGAATCAGCGACTTCAGAGGAAGTGACAGTCTGTGATCCGTCAATTCCTGTTATAGAGCAATGTTCCAGTAACTCTTCTTTAGTGCTGCAGCCTCCTGGCCCAATGTTGAGTCACTTGGAGTTCATCACTGACAGTGATGTCTCACTTCCTGAGCACACGATAATCTGCGGCAGTGATGGTGACGCCACCAAAGTCGAGGGAGGAGCTGATGGCAACAAGAGCAGGGAGATGACACGCACGTCTTCGGCACCGGATCTGCAGCACGGCGATATCGGCGTTAAAGAAGATGAGACGTGTTTAAAACCGGAGGACGGAAATTATACTATGGAATCTGTCGCTGAACTTGACAATTCTGCATTCAACAATCGGAATATTCCATTTACActactgggaaatgtgtttcCTCCTCAGCCACCAAGTGCAGGCAATGTATTGGCAAAAGGTTTGTCTGGTAATGTAATTTCTCAATCTCACACTGAGCCAGGCCCTACTTGCTTCAAACCCAGTATTTGTGTAGCCTCCATTACGGATGATCTCTTTAACATCAGCTGCCAACGCAGTTCTGACCTGCCTACCAAAGAGGCTTGTGATGACATTAAACAAAAAGATATGAATAAGACACCGGGAGGTCAGACCTCTGTGGTGTTtgcagagaaaaaggaaaaagttgaAGAGGCGACAATGGATAATCAAAAGGAAGCAGCAGACAGCGGCAAGCTGCAGACAGGAAAGACCgtcaaaacacaacagcagtgtTACGGGCCAGATGAAGAGGCTGTAGATACAATTGAAGTCCTGCAGGTACCACATGAACATGAAGTCAAAAATACTGAATCAACAGGAACGAATATTAATGAAGGAGAAACAAAAATTGCCTTTGCATCTCAAAGCCAGACTTCTTCATTACCTGCCCTGAAACCTGCCGGGTCCCCTAGAGAAGGTCTAGGCTCTAAGGTAGAGTCTGGTATCGAACCTCACACCGTTCATGTCCTGAGTTTGTGCCAAACTCCGACAGCAACGCCGGAACGCTGCTCTCACGGGGCCACGGCACCAGACGTGAGTGCAGCTCTTGGCCAATCACGGTCCACGCCAGAGCCAAACTGTTTTGCTCAGCAACAGGAGCAGCCGCAGTGGCCTCTGGGATCCAGACATCCCGCGGAGGAATTATCAGGGGACTGTCTAGAGCGGGGAGAAGGGACTAACCGTCAGGGCAGGCCGATCCCAGCACTGGTTTTAGGGGGGACAGGGGTGGTAGAGGGAGGAGACAGCTCAGTTTGGAGTGTGGATGAGTGGACACGCGACGGCAGCAGTGGtgatggagaagaaggagcCAAATCTACAGCAGCTCTCGACGGGGTTTATGTGCCGTCTCACCTCGCCGGCGATGTTGATGAGAGTGGAAGGGCGGCTGAGAGAAATGCCTCGGCCGGCATAGTGAGAGTCACGGCCTCCTCTCATGCAGAAGAGATAAGACAGGGGGTGAACGAGAATAAATGCCCAGCGTTAGCGGTGGCTGGGTCAGATACAGACACTGGGTTTGCGAGTGAGCTGGTTTGTAAAGGTCAGCAAAAAGGCAATCTATCAACAGACCGTCAAGACCAACACGGAGAACAAGAGACCTCCAAGAACACTGCAGTATCTGTTGAGTCAGCATCAAAGGAACCCGAGGCATCGCTTGTACAAACAACTGTTTTATCAAAGTTCAGCACAGACAGTCAAGGCATTCATCCAGTGGTTTTTCCTTGTGAAAACCAGGCAGGAGAAATCCACACAAGCATGTTCAGTACTCTGGTTGTGCAAGCAGGATCCGTGGAAAAGGATTTCAGGGATGCAAATGCGAAAAGCAACAGTGGTGTAACGGAGGAGCGTGAAATTCAGGACACAGCGTGCGAGCCTCTCGAGCTACAAAACGCTGCTGAAACTACAGCCACACAAAGCAGCCCAGCAGTACAAACACCCATAAAAGGCCCCGATGTAGAGGAGACCACAAAGGAAGATAAAGCAGCCTTGGGCAAAGAGAAAGCTAGCAGGCAGGGTGAGGGACAAATTGAGATTGAGGCAATGACAAAGCAGGAGGTCACAGATCAAACTGGGAGTGCTAAAGACAGTAGCTCATTTGGTGTTTCTAAGGAATCAGGAAATGACACCTCCGAGTACGAAGGAATGTCCGATGGAAAAACTGTTGAAGAAGTGTCTGTGAACCCAGAGGCTGGCGACCTGCCAGCCGGGAAGCCAGAAACAAACCGGATTCAAGCATTAAAAGAGGCCGCAAAGCTTTCTCAGTGTGAACAAGAGACATCGAG ACCCCTCCCATCTCTGGAGTCTCCTCAATTAGAGTTTCTCACTCCGACTGAAGAACCAGCAGCCCCTTGGAGACAAGAGGAGATCCATCCACCAGATCGAGCAGCGGACAatacaacagagacaccagcTCTGAATATTTTGAAGAAGCCAGTGGATCTTCCTAAACCTTTAAAGAAGACCGCAGAGCTCCTAGAACCAACTCGGAGCACAAAGGCAGTGTTCCTAGAAGAAGCGGTGAAGGTAGAGCTCCCGAAAGCACCACAGCAGACAGTAGAGCTCCCAGAACCAACACAGGGCACCAGAGTAGAGGTCCCAGAGGAGGATAGAGTAGAGCTCCCGAAAGCACCACAGCAGACAGTAGAGCTCCCAGAACCAACCCAGGGCACCACCAGAGTAGAggtcccagaggaggaggagagagtagAGCTCCTGACAGCTGCCCAGCAGATAGTAGAGCTCCCAGAAGGAACACAGGGCACCAGGGTAGAggtcccagaggaggaggagaaagtagAGCTCCCGAAAGCACCACAGCAGACAGTAGAGCTCCCAGAACCAACACAGGGCACCAGAGTAGAGGTCCCAGAGGAGAAGAGAGTAGAGCTTCTGACAGCTGCCCAGCAGATAGTAGAGCTCCCAGAACCAAGAAGGGAGCCACAAACTTCctcagaaaaagaagaacagcCACCTGAGCTCCTTGAATCAACAAAAAGCCCGGAAGAGATACCAGAACCTACAAATAATGAAATAGAGATCCCGGAACCAAACAAGGCGTCAACAGAGCCCCCTGAACCAGAGAAGAGGCTGAGCAGGGAGCTGCCGGAGGAGCCCAGAGAAACACCTGTTGAGAGCCAACCTGGGGAGACATTTAAAGTTCCAGCAGTCCAGGACCCTGCTGAGGAGCGACAGGACAGCGG GTCCTCCCTCGCTGAGCAGGCAGGGAGAGGCGACCGAGTCCCGgcctctcccccaccccctgccCCCGAACACCACCTCTCGCCCGCCGTCCCACCTCACCTCCAAGACACCACAGAATTTCCCACGCCTCCTCCGACTCCCCCGGAGAGGCACACTCCTGAAGCTCCGCCAACCCCACCTGCATCTCCCTGcatccctcctgctcctctcccagcccccgcctcccctcctttAAACCCTGCCTCCCAGTGTGAGGACCgctgccctgctgctgcaccCTGCCCGGCTCCTTTGAG TAATACTTTCAGAGTGAAAAGGTCGCCAAAGAAATCCCCGTTGTCCGACCCGTCCCAG GATCCTACGCCCACAGATGAAACTCCCTCTCTGCGGCCAAAGGACGACCACGCCACGGACGAGGAGAAGCTGGCCTCCTCCACCGGTCACAAGTGGGCCGCCCTGCACGACATGGAAGCAGATTTGAACTCTGACCAGCAAGACTTCCCTCAGCCGTCCGACCTCACGTCCTTCGTCAATGAGAACAGTCTTCCTCCCCAGACTCCAG TGCAAGACTATGAGATTGAGTACATGGAGAAGCTTGGCTCTGCTTCGCCT CCGCTGTCCGTGAAGAAGCCGTCTTTGTACTTGAAGCTGGACTCCGTATCTGACAGCTTAACCAAGAATACGTGTGCGCATGGATCAGAGCCCAGTTCCCCCTGCACAGG GAGTTTTGAGGAGATGGAGGCCCAGATAACAGCGGATATGAAGACACCAGTGCTGAGCACCCGGTCCGGACCCCAGGGCTCCGCCGGGGACAAAGGCAGGAAGAGAGAGGGCGAGTCCCTCAGCCGAACGCAGAGCGCGGAGAGGGACGAGCAG cacagagatgcGTGTTCTCCAGTGGAGAGTGGAGTGTCCAAGAACTCACTTTACACCAGGACCACCACCAGCTACATTGAAGGGGAGAGCACCAACCTGCCCAGAGAACTGGACCACTCGCTGGGAATCGCACGGGATGAG ATCGTAACAAAGGAGAAAGAAGTGCTGGAGTGGCAGAGGAAGTATGAAGACAGCCgacaggaggtggtggagatgaG GAGGATTGTTGCTGAATACGAGAAGACGATCGCACAGATGATTG